A single region of the Garra rufa chromosome 6, GarRuf1.0, whole genome shotgun sequence genome encodes:
- the LOC141336783 gene encoding B-cell receptor CD22-like, with product MVISVRMALPLSFIFTLMIHGVFSADWAVSYSHSHICALKDSSVIMSCTYTYPTGHQINTVFWTKIHCKDKDKCPDLSEDPEYSQRLQYLGDNQQNCTIRLSHVTLKDSHKYYFRFITDKPDGTWLGKPGVSLTVTDLQVESPERVTEGDSVRLTCKSSCTLTDRATFIWYRNSQPLTERRDTNNQLLLQSVRREDAGRYSCALHGHTYISPDVHLNVRYPPKSVSVSISPSGEIVEGDSVTLICSSDSNPPAEISWFKGGTFVGSGRIYSISKISSDHSGEYKCKSRNKHGEKYSDAVALNILYPPRSISVSISPSGEIVEGDSVTLNCSSDANPPAEISWFNGRKSVGSRGIYSISKISSDHSGEYKCRAMNKHGEKDSDAVMLDVMYPPRNVVVSIAGSGEIVEGDSVTLICSSDSNPPALNYSWFKENQSSAVGSGQSFSALQSGRFYCEAHNRHGSQRSDAVTVTVKVVGRMLQYAVGGVIGGLGGFILIFIIVLLIPSKERLGVVEGDSVTLICSSDSYPPAEISWFKGGTFVGSGRIYSISKISSDHSGEYKCKSINEHGEKYSDARNVSVKIKGYSVTLICSSDSNPPALNFSWFKENESSAVGSGQSFSALQSGRFYCEAHNQHGSQRSDTVTVNVQQPSSFDRNHCDDGLYARVAPKKPRTDQTSGKTPELTNSEMKYATIQHARNDESEYGNVRMHHPQFAVRITPLAK from the exons ATGGTGATTTCAGTCAGAATGGCTCTTCCTCTTTCTTTCATCTTTACTCTCATGATTCACG GAGTTTTCAGTGCTGATTGGGCTGTGAGTTACAGTCATTCACACATCTGTGCACTAAAGGACTCATCAGTGATAATGAGCTGCACTTATACATACCCTACTGGACATCAGATCAATACAGTGTTCTGGACCAAAATACACTgcaaagataaagataa GTGTCCAGATCTGTCTGAGGACCCTGAATACAGTCAGAGGCTTCAGTATCTGGGAGATAATCAGCAGAACTGCACCATCAGACtgagtcatgtgacactgaaggattCACACAAGTACTATTTCAGATTCATCACTGATAAACCTGATGGCACATGGCTTGGTAAACCAGGAGTGAGTCTTACTGTCACAG aTCTTCAGGTGGAGTCTCCTGAGAGAGTGACAGAGGGAGATTCAGTCCGTCTGACATGTAAAAGCAGCTGCACTCTGACTGACAGAGCAACATTCATCTGGTACAGAAACTCACAGCCATTAACTGAGAGAAGAGACACAAACAATCAACTCCTGCTGCAGTCAGTCAGAAGAGAGGATGCAGGCAGATATAGCTGTGCTCTACATGGACACACTTACATCTCTCCTGATGTTCATCTCAATGTCAGAT ATCCTCCTAAGAGCGTCTCAGTGTCCATCAGTCCATCTGGTGAAAtagtggagggagattcagtgactctgatctgcagcagtgattcaaacccacctgcaGAAATCAGCTGGTTTAAAGGAGGAACGTTTGTTGGATCTGGAAGAATCTACAGCATCTCAAagatcagctctgatcacagtggaGAATACAAGTGCAAGTCCAGAAATAAACATGGAGAGAAATATTCTGATGCTGTGGCTCTGAACATCTTGT accCACCGAGGAGCATCTCAGTGTCCATCAGTCCATCTGGTGAAAtagtggagggagattcagtgactctgaaCTGCAGCAGTGATGCAAACCCACCTGCAGAAATCAGCTGGTTTAATGGAAGAAAGTCTGTAGGATCTAGAGGAATCTACAGCATCTCAAAGATAAGCTCTGATCACAGTGGAGAATACAAGTGCAGAGCCATGAATAAACATGGAGAGAAAGACTCTGATGCAGTGATGCTGGATGTGATGT ACCCTCCAAGAAACGTAGTGGTGTCCATAGCTGGATCTGGTGAAATAGTGGAaggagattcagtgactctgatctgcagcagtgattcaaacccacctgctCTGAACTACAGCTGGTTTAAGGAGAATCAAAGCTCAGCTGTTGGatctggacagagtttcagtgcaCTACAGAGTGGACGCTTCTACTGTGAGGCTCACAATCGACATGGATCTCAGAGATCAGACGCTGTTACTGTCACTGTAAAAG TTGTAGGAAGAATGCTTCAGTATGCAGTTGGAGGGGTCATTGGTGGACTGGGAGgcttcattttaattttcatcatTGTGTTGCTCAT accctCCAAAGAACGTCTCGGTGtagtggagggagattcagtgactctgatctgcagcagtgattcatACCCACCTGCAGAAATCAGCTGGTTTAAAGGAGGAACATTTGTAGGATCTGGAAGAATCTACAGCATCTCAAagatcagctctgatcacagtggaGAATACAAGTGCAAGTCCATCAATGAACATGGAGAGAAATACTCTGATGCT AGGAACGTCTCTGTTAAAATAAAGGGAtattcagtgactctgatctgcagcagtgattcaaacccacctgctCTGAACTTCAGCTGGTTTAAGGAGAATGAATCCTCAGCTGTTGGatctggacagagtttcagtgcaCTACAGAGTGGACGCTTCTACTGTGAGGCTCACAATCAACATGGATCTCAGAGATCAGACACTGTTACTGTCAAT GTTCAACAACCTTCCAGCTTTGACAGAAACCACTGTGATGATGGTCTATATGCCAGAGTTGCACCCAAGAAACCCAGAACAGATCAGACCTCAGGAAAAACTCCTGAACTGACCAACTCTGAGATGAAATATGCAACCATCCAACACGCCAGAAACGATGAAAGCGAGTATGGGAATGTGAGAATGCATCATCCTCAGTTTGCTGTCAG Aataacacccctggcaaagtga
- the LOC141336784 gene encoding B-cell receptor CD22-like, giving the protein MLLSVRMTPPLPLIFLLMIQRVSSADWGVSYSHSHICALKNSSVIMSCTYTYPTEHQIVKAFWTNNPIKVGKEHPDLSEDPEYSQRLQYLGDKQQNCTIRLSHVIQKDSHKYYFRFTTDVTNKKWLGRPGVSLTVTDLQVESPERVTEGDSVRLTCKSSCTLTDRATFIWYRNSQPLTERRDTNNQLLLQSVRREDAGRYSCALHGHTYISPDVHLNVTYAPKSVSVSISPSGEIVEGDSVTLICSSDSNPPAEIDWFKGRTSVGSGRIYSISKISSDHSGEYKCKSINKHGEKYSDAVTLNVMYPPRNVSVFITGSGEIVEGDSVTLICSSDSNPPALNFSWFKEDESSAVGSGQSFSALQSGRFYCEAHNRHGSQRSDAVTVIVKDPPKSVSVIRNGSAEIVEGDSVTLICSSDSNPPALNFSWFKENQSYSTHIRNIFSDFLPYISGEARRISNKHIANSMKADFHDWTRASGGNLARTPGFHP; this is encoded by the exons ATGCTACTGTCAGTCAGAAtgactcctcctcttcctctgatCTTCCTGCTCATGATTCAGA GGGTCTCTAGTGCTGATTGGGGTGTGAGTTACAGTCATTCACACATCTGTGCACTAAAGAACTCATCAGTGATAATGAGCTGCACTTATACATACCCTACTGAACATCAGATTGTGAAAGCATTCTGGACCAACAACCCAATAAAAGTGGGTAAAGAGCATCCAGATCTGTCTGAGGACCCTGAATACAGTCAGAGGCTTCAGTATCTGGGAGATAAACAGCAGAACTGCACCATCAGACTGAGTCATGTTATACAGAAAGATTCACACAAGTACTATTTCAGATTCACTACTGatgtaacaaataaaaaatggctTGGTCGTCCAGGAGTGAGTCTTACTGTCACAG aTCTTCAGGTGGAGTCTCCTGAGAGAGTGACAGAGGGAGATTCAGTCCGTCTGACATGTAAAAGCAGCTGCACTCTGACTGACAGAGCAACATTCATCTGGTACAGAAACTCACAGCCATTAACTGAGAGAAGAGACACAAACAATCAACTCCTGCTGCAGTCAGTCAGAAGAGAGGATGCAGGCAGATATAGCTGTGCTCTACATGGACACACTTACATCTCTCCTGATGTTCATCTCAATGTCACGT ATGCACCTAAAAGCGTCTCAGTGTCCATCAGTCCATCTGGTGAAAtagtggagggagattcagtgactctgatctgcagcagtgattcaaacccacctgcaGAAATCGACTGGTTTAAAGGACGAACATCTGTAGGATCTGGAAGAATCTACAGCATCTCAAagatcagctctgatcacagtggaGAATACAAGTGCAAGTCCATCAATAAACATGGAGAGAAATACTCTGATGCTGTGACTTTGAACGTCATGT aCCCACCCAGGAACGTCTCAGTGTTCATAACTGGATCTGGTGAAATAGTGGAAggtgattcagtgactctgatctgcagcagtgattcaaacccacctgctCTGAACTTCAGCTGGTTTAAGGAGGATGAATCCTCAGCTGTTGGatctggacagagtttcagtgcaCTACAGAGTGGACGCTTCTACTGTGAGGCTCACAATCGACATGGATCTCAGAGATCAGATGCTGTTACTGTTATTGTTAAAG acCCACCAAAGAGCGTCTCAGTGATTAGAAATGGATCTGCTGAAATAGTGGAAggtgattcagtgactctgatctgcagcagtgattcaaacccacctgctCTGAACTTCAGCTGGTTTAAGGAGAATCAAAGCTACAGCACACACATAAGGAACATCTTCTCAGATTTCCTTCCCTACATTTCAGGCGAGGCTAGGCGCATCTCAAACAAGCATATTGCCAATTCAATGAAAGCGGATTTCCACGATtggactagggccagtggagggaatttggccaggacaccaggGTTTCACCCCTAA